The Deinococcus carri genome segment CCAGCATCAGGCGGTTATGGCGGGCACACAGCACCGGGTAGTCGGTCTTGCGCGTCTCGTCGGTGTAGAGGCCGTAGCAGCCCAGGGTCCAGGGGACGCGGTGCCAGCCCACGCTGATGCCGTTGTCGAACTCCTTTTCCGCCTGCGGGTGAATCTGGACGTTCTGGCGCAGGACTTCCTGCAAACGGGGGGCGGGGTTCATGCCGCTCAGGCGCACGGCGTCGGGGCCGAACATATAGGCGCTCAGCACCACACCCTTGCCGTTCGAGAGGTAGTTGTTGGCCGGGTAGGAGACGGTCTGGATGGGCAGGTCGGTGTAGGTGATGCCGCCGAAAATCGCGTCGTCCTGCTCCCAGAAGCGGCGCTTGTACTGGATGCCCGCCTTGAAGGACGGGGCATAGGGCACCCGCTCGATGGCCTGTTCCAGCTCCCGGCCCACGCCCAGCTTGACCTGACTCAGAATCGAGAGGGGAATGGTGCAGATGCAGTAGTCGGCCTGCACGGTCTTGTTCCCGCCGCCTGTCAGGTCCTCGTAGACCGCCGTAACGCCGCTGGCATCCTGCCGCAGCTCCGTGACGCGGGCACGGTAGGTGATCAGGGGCTTGACGCGGGCCTCGAAGGCGCGGGCCATCGCGTCCATACCGCCGACCGGCTCGAAGATGGTGCTCTGGAACTCGTACAGCATCCCGGTGGTCAGGTCGGCCCACAGCCGCTGCGAGAGGATGGTCTGGAGGTCGATGGGCGTGGAGGCCACGCCGGGTTGCAGCCGCGCGCCGGGGTCCTCCTCGTAGCCGCGCACGGCGCTGGTCGCCAGGCTCTTGTTGTAGCGGTAATCCTTGTCGAGGAAGCCCCAGCCGCGCAGGGCTTCGAGCAGCCGCTCGCGGTCCTCGGTGCTGATGCCCTCGCCCAGGGCGCTGCCGTTGCCCGCCGCCGCTGACTTGGCGAGCAGTTCGGCCACGTGGCCCTGCATGTCGGCCATCGGCTCGCGCAGCCGCACCTTGGTGCCGGGGTTGTTGGTGCCCGCCTTGCGGTGAATGTAGGCGTTGTAGTTCACCTGCGGAAAGACTTCCAGCTTGATGCCGAACTCGCGGGCGTAGTTCATGTAGGCGTAGTGGTGGTACGGAATCCGCCAGGGGCCGGGGTTGATGTACAGGCCGGGGTCGAACTCACAGCGTTGCTTGAAGCCGCCCAGTTCGGTGTACTCGTCGCCGCCACGCAGTGTCCAGCAGCGTCCGCCCGCCCGCGCGTTGTACTCCAGGATTTTGACGTCGTAGCCCGCCTTGCGCAGTTCGTAGGCGCTCGCCATGCCCGCCAGCCCGGCCCCCAGAATCAGGACGCTCTTGCCCTGGCCGCTGCCTTCGAGCTTCAGCGGCTTGGGGGCAGAGGCCTGCGCCAGGCCCATGCTGGTCATCACCTGGTATACGGCGGCCCCACCGCCCAGCAGGCCGACCATTTCCAGAAAACTTCTGCGGTTGATCTCGCTCATCCCTCCTGTCTCCTCTCGCTTACCCGGCACTCTCGCCGAAGATGGTGTAGTCGGGGTTCTGCGGGCGGAGCTGCTTCACGTCGCCCGGCGTCGCCGTACCCTGCTGCTTGTTCAGCTCGCCGCGCACGTAGTTGACGATTTCGGCGATCTGCTGATCGCTCAGGTAGTGGCCGAAGCCGGGCATCCCGCCGTGGCCGTTCAGAATCATCGTCATCACGTAGGGGGCGCTCGCCACGCGGGGGTTGTTCGCCAGCGCGGGGTAACGGCCCGCGCCCTGGGCACCCCGGCCGCCGGGCATGTGGCAGCTCTGGCAGGCCTGCGTGTACAGCGCCTCGCCGTTCGCCCCCGTAAAGGCCACGGGCTGAAGCTGCTGCTTTTCCTGCGAGGCCGCGGCCTGCGTGGTGGCCGTGGCCCCGGCCCCAGACTGACTGTTGCCCGCGGGCCTGGCTGTGCTGTTTTCTGCGCCATTTTCTGCCGCGTTCCCGCTGCTGGTGGCGGCCTCACCTGCCGCTGTCCCAGCTGAGCCGGCAGTACCACCCGCCGCCGTGCCGTTGGCCGCGGTTCCGTTGCTCTCCGCGCCTGTGGGGGCCGGGGTGCCGCTCGTTCCCGTCCCGCTGGTGGCCGTGGTTCCGCCCACTGGTGCCGTGGCGGTCTGGGCCGTGGAGGTGGCGGCCGGACTCGCCGCGGTCTGTGCCGGGGTGCTGGCTGTAGGGGCAGGACTCTTCTCACCCCCAGGGGCGACGGCGGAAAAGATCAGGGCCAGCAGACCCAGACCCACCACCGTGGAAATGATGACTCCTCCAAGAAAGACCCTGGAGGAGTTGCGATTTTCTTCAGCCATAAAAAACCCCCTTCTCCTGAGAAGCATCCTCCCCTGGGAACGGGAAGAGGA includes the following:
- a CDS encoding cytochrome c; translation: MAEENRNSSRVFLGGVIISTVVGLGLLALIFSAVAPGGEKSPAPTASTPAQTAASPAATSTAQTATAPVGGTTATSGTGTSGTPAPTGAESNGTAANGTAAGGTAGSAGTAAGEAATSSGNAAENGAENSTARPAGNSQSGAGATATTQAAASQEKQQLQPVAFTGANGEALYTQACQSCHMPGGRGAQGAGRYPALANNPRVASAPYVMTMILNGHGGMPGFGHYLSDQQIAEIVNYVRGELNKQQGTATPGDVKQLRPQNPDYTIFGESAG
- a CDS encoding flavin monoamine oxidase family protein, with protein sequence MSEINRRSFLEMVGLLGGGAAVYQVMTSMGLAQASAPKPLKLEGSGQGKSVLILGAGLAGMASAYELRKAGYDVKILEYNARAGGRCWTLRGGDEYTELGGFKQRCEFDPGLYINPGPWRIPYHHYAYMNYAREFGIKLEVFPQVNYNAYIHRKAGTNNPGTKVRLREPMADMQGHVAELLAKSAAAGNGSALGEGISTEDRERLLEALRGWGFLDKDYRYNKSLATSAVRGYEEDPGARLQPGVASTPIDLQTILSQRLWADLTTGMLYEFQSTIFEPVGGMDAMARAFEARVKPLITYRARVTELRQDASGVTAVYEDLTGGGNKTVQADYCICTIPLSILSQVKLGVGRELEQAIERVPYAPSFKAGIQYKRRFWEQDDAIFGGITYTDLPIQTVSYPANNYLSNGKGVVLSAYMFGPDAVRLSGMNPAPRLQEVLRQNVQIHPQAEKEFDNGISVGWHRVPWTLGCYGLYTDETRKTDYPVLCARHNRLMLAGEHTSYWNGWQEGALLAAITAVEEMHKFAMQG